From a single Marinobacter sp. THAF197a genomic region:
- the glgB gene encoding 1,4-alpha-glucan branching protein GlgB, which yields MESPALSEFDLHLFSEGRHWHIYNVLGAHPVTVRGKEGVRFAVWAPNARSVSVVGDFNGWDSSRHVMQANDGYGVWSLFVPGIRPGALYKFAIGTPRGEVIKTDPYGQAFELRPANAAVVTERGRYPWGDGDWQDKRSRFDWQHRPICIYEVHPGSWRHHGSGRWLTYRELAEQLIPYVLEAGFTHIELLPITEHPLDESWGYQTTGYYAPTSRYGSPDDLRYLVDQCHQNNIGVILDWVPGHFPDDDYALAHFDGTALYEHEDPRRGRHQDWGTLIYNYGRHEVRNFLIGSALFWLDAFHLDGLRVDAVASMLYLNYSREEGEWLPNDYGGHENLEAIEFLKDLNRVCQSRFPGILMMAEESTSWPRVTRPPEIGGLGFNLKWNMGWMHDTLRYFQQDPVYRQYHHEKLTFGLLYAFSENFLLPLSHDEVVHGKSSLIQKMPGDEWQQRASLRLLFSYMYTYPGAKLLFMGGEFGQRREWSEKRELDWHLLEHEAHRGIQTLVRDLNGLYRREPALHGRNFTGAGFEWIDCHDSPQSVISYVRKGGQQQEVLVVIVNFTPIPRQHYRIGVPVGGAWREIFNSDSTYYGGSNLGNPLPLIADDQPWMARPSSLEVTLPPLALIILRAAR from the coding sequence ATGGAAAGCCCTGCCCTAAGTGAATTCGATCTCCACCTGTTTTCCGAAGGTCGCCATTGGCACATCTACAACGTCCTGGGCGCCCACCCGGTCACCGTTCGGGGCAAGGAAGGCGTGCGTTTTGCGGTCTGGGCCCCGAATGCTCGCTCAGTCAGTGTGGTTGGTGATTTCAATGGCTGGGACTCCAGCCGCCATGTGATGCAGGCAAACGACGGGTACGGTGTCTGGTCACTGTTTGTACCGGGCATCCGACCGGGCGCGTTGTACAAATTTGCTATTGGAACCCCCCGGGGCGAGGTCATCAAAACCGACCCATATGGCCAGGCATTCGAGCTTCGGCCTGCCAACGCAGCGGTGGTCACGGAGCGTGGCCGCTATCCATGGGGGGACGGTGACTGGCAAGACAAGCGGAGCCGATTCGACTGGCAGCACCGACCAATCTGTATCTACGAAGTGCACCCAGGCTCCTGGCGCCACCATGGTTCAGGCCGCTGGCTGACCTATCGCGAGCTAGCAGAGCAACTTATTCCCTATGTACTGGAGGCCGGTTTCACCCACATAGAGCTGTTGCCGATTACCGAGCACCCGCTGGATGAGTCCTGGGGTTACCAGACCACCGGTTACTATGCACCCACCAGCCGCTACGGGAGCCCGGATGATTTACGTTACCTGGTAGACCAGTGCCACCAGAACAACATTGGCGTAATACTGGACTGGGTGCCGGGGCATTTTCCAGATGACGATTACGCCCTTGCCCACTTTGATGGCACAGCGCTTTACGAGCATGAAGACCCCCGTCGCGGCCGGCACCAGGACTGGGGCACCCTGATCTACAATTATGGCCGCCATGAAGTCCGTAATTTCCTGATTGGGAGTGCGCTGTTCTGGCTTGACGCCTTCCACTTGGACGGTTTGCGGGTGGATGCCGTGGCCTCCATGCTGTACCTGAACTATTCCCGCGAAGAAGGTGAGTGGCTGCCAAATGACTACGGAGGGCATGAGAATCTTGAAGCCATCGAGTTTCTGAAAGATCTCAACCGGGTATGCCAGAGCCGCTTTCCGGGCATCCTGATGATGGCGGAAGAATCCACCTCCTGGCCCCGGGTAACCCGGCCGCCGGAAATTGGCGGGCTGGGTTTCAACCTGAAGTGGAACATGGGCTGGATGCACGACACCCTGCGTTACTTCCAGCAAGATCCGGTGTACCGGCAGTATCACCATGAAAAACTCACGTTCGGCCTTCTTTATGCGTTCTCCGAGAATTTCCTGCTGCCGTTGTCCCATGATGAGGTGGTACACGGTAAGTCCAGCCTGATCCAGAAAATGCCGGGTGATGAATGGCAACAACGGGCCTCATTACGCCTTTTATTCAGTTACATGTACACCTATCCCGGCGCCAAGTTACTGTTTATGGGCGGGGAGTTTGGCCAGCGCCGTGAATGGAGCGAAAAGCGGGAGCTGGACTGGCACCTGCTTGAACACGAAGCGCATCGTGGCATACAAACGCTGGTCAGGGATCTGAACGGTTTGTATCGCCGTGAGCCCGCCCTCCACGGCCGGAACTTCACCGGTGCGGGGTTTGAGTGGATTGATTGCCACGACTCGCCGCAATCGGTGATCAGTTATGTGCGCAAAGGTGGGCAGCAGCAGGAAGTTCTTGTTGTTATCGTCAACTTTACGCCCATCCCGCGCCAACATTATCGAATCGGGGTGCCCGTTGGCGGGGCCTGGCGGGAAATCTTCAATTCCGACTCCACTTATTATGGCGGCAGTAACCTTGGCAACCCTCTCCCATTAATCGCCGATGACCAGCCGTGGATGGCACGTCCGTCCTCGCTGGAGGTAACCCTGCCTCCCCTGGCGCTGATCATTCTGAGGGCAGCACGATGA
- the glgC gene encoding glucose-1-phosphate adenylyltransferase produces MHTAKRFVSRLTRQTLALVLAGGRGSRLHDLTKWRAKPAVPFGGKFRIIDFPLSNCINSGIAQVGVITQYKSHSLIRHIQRGWGFMRGELDEFVELLPAQQRIETSWYEGTADAVLQNLDIIRSHEPEYVLILAGDHVYKMDYGTMLAAHVEREADITVGCIEVPIEDAKAFGVMSVDDELRITEFEEKPAVPKAMPGHPDKALASMGIYVFSTRILFDELLRDHKLNNESSHDFGKDIIPSVIRRLNVCAFPFRDPVNKKPAYWRDVGTIDSLWQANLELIDVSPELNLYDAHWPIWTYQEQLPPAKFIFDDEDRRGAAVDSMVAGGCIVSGARIRHSLLFSQVRVHSFTTVEDAVIFPDVDIGRHCHIRKAVIDRGCRIPDGTRIGFDKKADENRFHVSPKGVVLITPEMLGQDYPHGL; encoded by the coding sequence ATGCATACTGCGAAGCGCTTCGTCAGCCGTCTTACACGGCAAACTCTCGCTCTGGTTCTTGCCGGGGGGCGCGGTTCCCGACTCCATGATCTCACCAAGTGGCGCGCCAAGCCCGCCGTGCCATTCGGGGGAAAGTTCAGGATTATTGATTTTCCCTTATCTAATTGCATCAACTCCGGCATCGCCCAGGTCGGAGTGATTACTCAGTACAAGTCTCACTCTCTGATACGCCATATACAGAGAGGCTGGGGCTTCATGCGTGGTGAGCTTGACGAGTTTGTGGAATTGCTTCCCGCCCAACAGCGCATTGAAACCTCCTGGTATGAGGGCACTGCAGATGCGGTATTGCAGAATCTCGACATCATTCGCAGCCATGAACCGGAGTACGTGCTAATCCTGGCCGGCGACCATGTCTACAAGATGGACTACGGCACCATGCTGGCGGCCCACGTGGAGAGAGAGGCAGACATAACCGTTGGCTGTATCGAAGTGCCGATTGAAGACGCCAAGGCCTTCGGCGTGATGTCGGTGGATGATGAACTACGGATTACCGAGTTTGAGGAAAAACCCGCGGTACCGAAGGCCATGCCAGGACACCCCGATAAAGCCCTCGCGTCCATGGGCATCTACGTATTCAGTACCCGGATTCTTTTTGATGAATTGCTTCGAGATCATAAACTTAACAACGAATCTTCACATGATTTCGGCAAAGACATCATCCCGTCGGTCATCCGGCGTCTGAATGTGTGTGCCTTTCCGTTCCGGGATCCTGTCAATAAAAAGCCGGCCTATTGGCGTGACGTAGGGACTATCGATTCACTCTGGCAAGCGAACCTTGAACTGATTGACGTGAGCCCCGAACTGAACCTGTACGATGCCCATTGGCCGATCTGGACCTATCAGGAGCAGCTACCGCCGGCCAAGTTCATATTTGACGATGAGGACCGCCGGGGAGCCGCCGTTGATTCCATGGTGGCCGGAGGCTGCATAGTGTCCGGGGCCCGAATTCGCCATTCCTTGCTGTTTTCACAGGTGCGTGTGCATTCGTTCACCACGGTTGAGGACGCGGTAATCTTTCCGGATGTAGATATCGGCCGCCATTGCCACATTCGCAAAGCCGTCATCGATCGAGGATGCAGAATCCCGGATGGCACCCGCATTGGGTTTGACAAAAAAGCAGACGAAAACCGTTTCCATGTTTCGCCCAAAGGCGTTGTTCTGATCACACCCGAGATGCTCGGGCAGGATTACCCCCATGGACTCTGA
- a CDS encoding glycoside hydrolase family 57 protein: MDSDHRTPVVFCWHMHQPVYQDQHTGEFLFPWVYLHCIKDYVDMAAHLEAHPEARAVVNFAPVLLEQIEEYLVQIERWRHSGTAVSDPVLAALVADSLPEPGSPGFLELMEKCLRANENRIIKRFAPYKRLSELARFYRTRPDIQRYISPQLLVDLLVWYHLGWMGETVRRTHPVIQTLQEKCHQFTMEDRRALLDVIEELMAGLGPRYRHLSQTGQAELAMSPWAHPIVPLLLDFGSAREAMPDIRMPEHSTYPGGKDRADWHIRMGQQVFQRFFGEPAAGCWASEGGLSQNTLALLSEHGFQWTASGDSVGHNSFRLAKEQGALNKEPPIHRPFLFGEQPVTVFFRDDGLSDLIGFNYADWHAEDAVGDLVHHMENIASHSKAGECPVISVVLDGENAWEYYPENGYYFLDELYRVLKNHKTLRLTTYRNLLNEPVCDPVKLPHLVAGSWIYGTFSTWIGDPDKNRAWDLLCEAKQHYDRVMDNGSLTAEQKEKASYQLGLCEGSDWFWWFGDYNPAPVVRDFEHLYRRHLANLYDNIGYPAPARLFQPISQGGGEPARGGAMRPGHEAGGLE, encoded by the coding sequence ATGGACTCTGACCATCGCACACCCGTTGTCTTTTGCTGGCATATGCACCAGCCCGTGTATCAGGACCAGCACACGGGCGAATTTCTGTTCCCCTGGGTCTATCTGCATTGCATCAAGGATTATGTCGATATGGCAGCGCACCTGGAGGCTCATCCAGAGGCCAGGGCCGTGGTGAATTTTGCCCCGGTTCTGCTGGAACAGATAGAAGAATATCTGGTTCAAATTGAGCGCTGGCGACACAGTGGTACGGCAGTGAGCGATCCGGTGTTGGCAGCACTGGTGGCTGACTCCTTGCCCGAGCCAGGCTCTCCTGGCTTTCTTGAGCTGATGGAAAAATGCCTGAGAGCAAACGAAAACCGGATCATCAAGAGGTTTGCGCCCTATAAACGGCTGTCGGAACTGGCCCGCTTCTATCGCACCCGCCCGGATATCCAGCGTTACATCTCACCACAATTACTGGTGGACCTGCTGGTTTGGTACCACCTTGGGTGGATGGGAGAAACCGTGCGTCGTACTCACCCGGTGATCCAGACCCTGCAGGAGAAATGCCATCAGTTCACCATGGAAGACCGGAGAGCGTTACTAGACGTCATCGAAGAGCTGATGGCTGGCCTTGGCCCCAGGTACCGCCACCTTTCGCAAACTGGCCAGGCCGAGTTAGCCATGAGTCCCTGGGCTCACCCTATCGTACCGCTGTTACTGGACTTCGGTTCCGCCAGGGAGGCCATGCCGGATATCCGTATGCCCGAGCATTCGACCTATCCCGGCGGCAAGGACCGGGCAGACTGGCACATTCGTATGGGGCAGCAGGTATTTCAGCGGTTCTTTGGTGAGCCGGCCGCAGGCTGCTGGGCGTCTGAAGGTGGCCTAAGCCAGAATACCCTGGCATTGCTGAGTGAACACGGGTTTCAATGGACCGCGAGTGGAGATTCCGTTGGTCACAACAGCTTTCGCCTGGCTAAAGAACAGGGGGCGCTGAACAAGGAGCCTCCTATTCACCGTCCTTTCCTGTTCGGGGAACAACCGGTAACCGTGTTTTTCCGCGATGACGGTTTGTCGGATCTGATCGGATTCAATTACGCGGATTGGCATGCGGAAGATGCCGTTGGCGACCTGGTCCACCACATGGAGAATATTGCCAGTCACAGCAAGGCAGGGGAGTGTCCGGTTATTTCTGTGGTTCTTGACGGTGAGAACGCCTGGGAGTACTACCCGGAGAACGGCTACTACTTTCTGGATGAGCTATATCGGGTACTGAAAAACCATAAGACCCTGCGGCTGACTACCTACCGGAACCTGCTGAACGAGCCGGTGTGCGACCCCGTGAAATTGCCGCACCTTGTGGCCGGGAGCTGGATTTACGGTACTTTCTCAACCTGGATTGGTGACCCGGACAAAAACCGAGCTTGGGACCTCCTTTGCGAGGCCAAACAACACTATGACCGTGTTATGGACAATGGCAGCCTGACGGCCGAACAGAAAGAAAAGGCCAGCTACCAGCTTGGCCTTTGTGAGGGGTCGGATTGGTTCTGGTGGTTTGGTGACTACAACCCGGCTCCGGTGGTTCGGGATTTCGAGCATCTTTATCGCCGGCATTTGGCCAACCTCTACGACAACATTGGCTACCCGGCGCCTGCCCGCCTGTTCCAGCCAATCAGCCAGGGTGGGGGCGAGCCTGCGCGGGGCGGCGCCATGCGCCCGGGGCATGAGGCCGGGGGGCTGGAATGA
- the malQ gene encoding 4-alpha-glucanotransferase has protein sequence MTGALTPAPVFSRRRAGVLLHPTALPGNDGKLGQQARSFIDYLADAGITVWQTLPTGPTHSDLSPYQSLSAHAGNPEFIDLSELVYLDLLSTDELAREARARALEIAAGRFLAATGPTSVTANQDTWRQFLSDHKAWLDDFALFIAIRDAHGGIPWHEWPMPLRRREPWALEEFRARHCNAIEQVCFEQFIGHLQWQAMRRYARERGVLLFGDIPIFVAHDSADVWAHPDMFKLDAQGQPLVVAGVPPDYFSPDGQHWGNPLYDWQAMAGDGYRWWIDRLASQQEKFDLLRIDHFRGLQAFWEIPAADARPVNGHWVAGPADAFLSACFEQLPELPLVAENLGIIGADVEALRQRFNLPGMTVMQFGFDGSASNPHLLHNHKEHDLVYTGTHDNDTTLGWYQSLDERTRDHVNQYLRLTDDNVPRQIIQAALGSVSGLVMIPMQDLLGLDSSARFNTPGTTSNNWIWQLPENYQSLARSDSLRSMVNIYGR, from the coding sequence ATGACTGGAGCACTGACACCGGCACCGGTATTTTCCCGTCGTCGTGCAGGTGTGTTGCTACACCCGACTGCCTTGCCAGGAAATGACGGCAAGCTTGGGCAACAGGCCCGGAGCTTTATTGACTACTTGGCAGACGCAGGCATAACGGTTTGGCAAACCCTGCCAACAGGCCCTACCCATTCCGATTTATCCCCTTATCAGTCGTTATCCGCCCACGCCGGCAACCCTGAGTTTATCGACCTGTCGGAGCTTGTTTATCTGGATTTGCTCAGTACCGATGAGCTTGCGCGCGAGGCCAGGGCCCGCGCCCTTGAAATCGCAGCCGGGCGTTTTCTAGCGGCCACCGGCCCAACGTCCGTAACCGCCAACCAGGACACTTGGCGACAGTTCCTGTCTGACCACAAAGCATGGCTGGATGACTTTGCTCTGTTCATCGCCATCCGGGATGCCCATGGCGGGATTCCCTGGCACGAGTGGCCAATGCCGCTGCGGCGTAGGGAACCATGGGCCCTTGAGGAGTTCAGAGCCCGGCACTGTAACGCCATCGAACAGGTCTGTTTTGAACAGTTTATTGGTCACTTGCAATGGCAGGCAATGCGCCGCTACGCCCGGGAACGGGGGGTGCTGTTGTTCGGAGATATCCCCATTTTTGTCGCCCATGACAGCGCTGATGTCTGGGCCCACCCTGACATGTTCAAGCTGGATGCTCAGGGCCAGCCCCTGGTCGTTGCTGGCGTGCCCCCGGACTACTTTTCTCCCGATGGTCAGCACTGGGGTAATCCACTTTATGACTGGCAAGCCATGGCCGGTGATGGTTATCGATGGTGGATAGATCGGCTGGCCAGCCAGCAGGAGAAGTTCGACCTGCTCAGGATTGATCATTTCCGGGGCCTGCAGGCATTCTGGGAAATTCCTGCGGCAGATGCCCGCCCGGTGAACGGACACTGGGTGGCGGGCCCGGCCGATGCCTTCCTGTCAGCGTGTTTTGAGCAACTCCCGGAACTGCCGCTGGTTGCAGAAAACCTTGGCATCATAGGGGCCGATGTCGAGGCACTTCGGCAGCGGTTCAACTTGCCCGGCATGACGGTCATGCAGTTTGGTTTTGACGGTAGCGCAAGCAACCCTCATTTACTTCATAACCATAAAGAGCATGACCTGGTGTACACCGGTACTCACGACAATGACACCACCCTGGGCTGGTACCAGAGCCTGGATGAACGTACCCGGGATCACGTAAATCAGTACCTTCGGCTCACCGACGACAACGTTCCAAGGCAGATTATCCAGGCGGCGCTGGGGTCTGTCTCAGGGCTTGTGATGATTCCCATGCAGGATCTTCTCGGTCTGGACTCCAGTGCCCGCTTCAACACACCTGGCACAACTTCCAATAACTGGATCTGGCAGTTGCCAGAGAACTATCAATCGCTGGCGCGGTCTGATTCCCTGCGGTCTATGGTCAACATCTACGGACGTTAA
- a CDS encoding PilZ domain-containing protein, producing MEHRLSQRIEGELPILVYKRGMPVATGKIQDASRRGLFVATDYADIRLNQPIQLAFKLPDQGRDCHRVLKAHVIRRSSGGLGLGFDGTDNEVDVITELVQWLQNQYLLTGFRVEGGTDRTHRIAARRNG from the coding sequence ATGGAGCATCGGCTTAGCCAGCGCATTGAGGGTGAATTACCTATACTGGTGTACAAAAGGGGAATGCCGGTAGCCACCGGGAAAATCCAGGACGCATCCCGGCGAGGATTGTTTGTGGCGACCGATTACGCCGACATCCGGTTGAACCAGCCCATTCAGCTGGCCTTCAAGCTCCCGGATCAGGGACGGGATTGCCACCGTGTGCTGAAGGCGCACGTTATTCGCCGCTCTTCCGGCGGACTTGGTTTGGGGTTTGATGGCACGGATAACGAGGTGGACGTGATTACAGAGTTGGTCCAGTGGCTGCAGAACCAATATTTGCTAACTGGATTCAGGGTAGAGGGCGGCACAGACCGCACCCACAGAATCGCCGCAAGAAGGAATGGATAA
- a CDS encoding SDR family NAD(P)-dependent oxidoreductase encodes MARLAGKVAAVTGGAVGIGKAAAQRMVEEGAAVGILDVLDQAGEALATELAAKGYKVAYWHCDVADEAQVKEAINSVADKFGKLDVLVNNAGISGTNKPTHELTEEEWDRVQAVNVKGVFFCTKHAIPHMKKAGSGSLINLSSIYGLVSAPDVPPYHASKGAVRLMTKTDAMIYAPDRIRANSIHPGFIWTPMVENHLKTTGMDPEEARQATAALHPLGHMGEPDDIAWGIVYLASDESKFITGSELVIDGGYTAH; translated from the coding sequence ATGGCACGATTAGCAGGCAAGGTAGCAGCAGTGACAGGCGGAGCCGTTGGAATAGGCAAGGCCGCGGCTCAACGTATGGTGGAAGAGGGCGCAGCGGTTGGCATACTGGATGTTCTTGACCAGGCCGGTGAAGCGCTCGCCACGGAACTGGCCGCCAAGGGTTACAAGGTGGCCTATTGGCATTGCGATGTAGCAGACGAGGCCCAGGTAAAAGAGGCTATCAATAGCGTTGCGGATAAATTCGGCAAGCTCGACGTATTGGTGAACAATGCCGGTATATCCGGCACCAACAAACCGACCCATGAACTGACAGAGGAGGAGTGGGACAGGGTCCAGGCGGTTAATGTGAAAGGTGTTTTCTTCTGCACGAAGCACGCGATACCGCACATGAAAAAAGCGGGCAGCGGCAGCCTGATCAATCTTTCATCCATCTACGGCCTGGTAAGCGCTCCAGATGTTCCGCCTTACCACGCGTCGAAAGGCGCGGTGAGATTGATGACCAAGACCGACGCGATGATATATGCACCAGACCGGATTCGCGCTAATTCGATTCACCCCGGATTCATCTGGACGCCCATGGTTGAGAATCACCTGAAAACCACCGGCATGGACCCGGAAGAAGCCAGGCAGGCGACTGCGGCCTTGCATCCGTTGGGCCACATGGGTGAGCCGGACGACATTGCCTGGGGCATCGTTTACCTGGCGTCTGACGAGTCCAAGTTTATCACTGGCAGCGAACTGGTTATCGACGGCGGCTACACGGCGCATTAA
- the glgP gene encoding alpha-glucan family phosphorylase — protein sequence MTLAAYTMRALPAQLSGLIPLAHDLRWSWHHGSDQLWRLLDEDVWESTQNAWLVLNSVSSEHLLALAENPEFLEVYQAQISHHQALNAADTWYTDTCDGQLGEGVAWFCMEYGVSEALPLYSGGLGVLAGDYLKAASDLGVPVMAVGLLFQQGYFRQALSADGEQLEFYPYNDPTMLPVAPVRDPSGEWARVTVPFPGRDVRLRAWKGQVGRCELLLLDANDPRNEPGDRGITSELYSGDPEKRIQQEMVLGIGGWRLLELLQRKPAVCHINEGHSALALIERAHCWQKANQSDFATARLATRATNLFTTHTSVAAGFDRFAPKLAELYLSPWLSENKNCLQNLIEIANGGSRDLNMAGVALGMSGRFNGVSQIHRKVTQAIFQHWFGRWPADDIPAEFVTNGVHTPSWDSPESDALWTRACGQERWRRPLTQSCPLQPITDNELWQMRRNQRKRLVSYLRKRLRSQHCEHKVGTSVEAACGLLLDPETLTLGFARRFTSYKRPDLLLKDPERLLALLCCRDRPLQIVLAGKAHPHDQAGKELIKRWKDFSRRPEAEGRVVFIEDYDLAVANQLIQGVDVWLNCPRHPWEACGTSGMKVLVNGGLNLSQYDGWWAEAWNENVGWAIRPGATFEELSHSDQHDDADANELFELLEKQVVPEFYQLNGEGLPANWLQRVRASMDQLTASYSANRMVREYVDAFYLPMIAKGHQRNPETARQLLQWQQQIAQHWARLRFGRLTSQQEDGTRVFTLDVYLDGLSPEQVMIELVAEASEHGGRIVQPMKLERSLPGAEDSYLFSVSVPDRPEDHYTPRIRPHHPLLHIPLEDQHVLWYR from the coding sequence ATGACGCTCGCTGCATACACCATGCGGGCCCTGCCAGCGCAGCTGTCGGGGCTTATTCCACTGGCGCATGATTTGCGCTGGAGCTGGCACCATGGCAGTGATCAGCTATGGCGATTGCTGGATGAAGATGTCTGGGAGTCTACGCAGAACGCATGGTTGGTGCTCAACAGCGTGTCTTCTGAACATTTACTGGCTCTGGCGGAGAATCCCGAGTTCCTCGAGGTTTACCAGGCCCAGATAAGTCACCATCAGGCACTCAACGCGGCAGATACCTGGTATACCGATACCTGCGATGGCCAACTTGGTGAGGGCGTTGCCTGGTTCTGTATGGAATACGGTGTGTCTGAGGCTTTGCCGTTGTACAGCGGCGGCCTCGGCGTACTGGCGGGAGATTACCTCAAAGCTGCCAGTGATCTCGGCGTGCCGGTGATGGCGGTCGGCCTGCTGTTCCAGCAGGGTTATTTTCGCCAGGCCCTGAGTGCTGACGGCGAACAACTGGAGTTTTACCCCTACAACGACCCAACCATGCTGCCGGTGGCACCTGTGAGAGACCCAAGCGGAGAGTGGGCAAGGGTGACGGTTCCGTTCCCGGGACGGGACGTTCGATTAAGGGCCTGGAAAGGCCAGGTCGGCCGATGCGAATTACTGCTGCTGGATGCAAACGACCCCCGTAACGAACCCGGCGACCGGGGCATCACCAGTGAACTCTATAGTGGCGACCCCGAAAAACGTATTCAACAGGAAATGGTACTGGGTATTGGCGGTTGGCGATTGCTGGAGCTATTGCAGCGCAAGCCTGCCGTATGCCATATCAACGAGGGACACAGTGCACTGGCGTTGATCGAACGTGCCCATTGCTGGCAGAAGGCAAATCAATCGGATTTTGCAACGGCCCGACTGGCTACCCGCGCCACCAACTTGTTTACCACCCATACCTCGGTGGCCGCCGGTTTTGATCGATTTGCGCCGAAATTGGCAGAACTCTACCTCTCCCCCTGGCTTTCCGAGAACAAAAACTGCCTACAGAACCTCATTGAAATCGCCAACGGTGGCAGTCGCGATCTGAACATGGCTGGCGTTGCGCTTGGGATGAGCGGCCGCTTTAACGGTGTAAGCCAGATCCACCGCAAAGTTACCCAGGCAATTTTCCAGCACTGGTTCGGGCGCTGGCCTGCTGACGACATCCCGGCCGAGTTCGTGACCAACGGCGTGCACACTCCCAGCTGGGACTCACCGGAATCCGATGCTTTGTGGACCAGGGCGTGCGGCCAAGAGCGCTGGCGCCGGCCGTTAACACAATCCTGCCCGCTGCAGCCCATCACCGACAACGAGCTTTGGCAGATGCGCAGGAACCAGCGCAAACGGCTGGTCAGTTATCTCCGCAAACGCCTGCGAAGCCAACACTGCGAACACAAGGTTGGTACCAGTGTCGAGGCCGCGTGCGGCCTGCTGCTAGACCCGGAAACCCTCACGCTCGGGTTTGCCCGACGTTTTACAAGCTATAAACGCCCGGATCTCCTGCTAAAAGACCCAGAAAGACTGCTGGCGTTACTCTGCTGCCGCGACAGGCCACTTCAGATTGTTTTGGCAGGCAAGGCCCATCCTCATGATCAAGCCGGAAAAGAGCTTATCAAACGCTGGAAAGATTTCTCCAGGCGCCCCGAGGCAGAGGGCCGGGTAGTGTTCATTGAGGACTATGACCTTGCCGTGGCCAACCAGCTTATTCAGGGCGTGGATGTGTGGCTCAATTGCCCGAGGCACCCCTGGGAAGCCTGTGGAACAAGTGGTATGAAGGTGCTTGTGAATGGTGGCCTGAACCTGTCCCAATACGATGGTTGGTGGGCAGAAGCCTGGAACGAGAACGTGGGCTGGGCCATTCGGCCTGGCGCCACTTTTGAAGAACTCAGCCATTCCGACCAGCATGATGACGCCGACGCAAACGAACTCTTCGAGTTGCTGGAGAAGCAAGTGGTACCCGAGTTCTACCAGCTCAACGGCGAGGGATTGCCGGCGAACTGGTTACAACGGGTGCGAGCCAGCATGGACCAGTTAACGGCCAGTTATTCCGCCAATCGCATGGTTCGGGAATACGTTGATGCTTTCTACCTGCCGATGATTGCCAAGGGCCATCAGAGGAACCCTGAAACCGCCAGACAATTGCTTCAATGGCAGCAACAAATTGCCCAGCATTGGGCAAGATTGCGCTTTGGAAGACTCACCAGCCAACAGGAAGACGGCACACGGGTGTTTACCCTAGATGTGTACCTGGACGGACTAAGCCCAGAACAGGTGATGATCGAGCTGGTGGCTGAGGCTTCGGAACACGGTGGGCGCATTGTTCAGCCTATGAAGCTTGAACGAAGCCTGCCCGGCGCTGAAGACAGCTACCTGTTTTCAGTATCGGTACCAGACCGGCCGGAGGATCACTACACTCCAAGGATTCGCCCACACCACCCGCTGCTTCATATCCCGTTAGAGGATCAGCACGTGCTCTGGTATCGCTAA